CGGCAACATTCACGGAAAATATCCCGCTAACTGGAAAGGTTTATCATTTGAGACCCTCGCAGCAGTTCAGGCGAAAACAGGTGAAATGCCCTTAGTTCTTCACGGCGGTTCAGGAATCCCCGATGAAATGATTAAGAAAGCAATCACTCTCGGAGTCTGCAAAATTAACGTTAATACAGAGTGCCAGCTCTCATTTGCAGCAGCAACACGCAAATATATCGAAGCAGGCAAAGACAACGAAGGCAAGGGCTATGATCCGAGAAAATTATTAGCTCCCGGTGTTGAGGCAATCAAGGAAACAGTACGCGAAAAAATTAGACTCTTCGGTTCTGACGGCAAGGCGTAAAAATTGAGCGTTAAGAAATATTCTATCAACGAAAAATTTATAGGCGATGGCAGCCTCGCAGTTGTTGCGGGGCCGTGTTCGCTCGAAAGTCTTGATTTGGGTCTTCGAGTCGCGCGGTACATGAAGAGAATCTGCGAAGAGAGAAATTTATTGTACATATTTAAAGCCTCATTCGATAAAGCAAATCGCACTTCGATTCATGCATGGAGAGGGCCGGGACTCGAAAAAGGACTCGAACAGCTCGCAGAAATTAAGAGACTCGTAAATGTTCCTGTGTTGACTGACATTCACGAAAGCTCACAGGCAGCACCGGCAGCAGAAGTTGTTGACGTTATACAGATTCCGGCGTTCTTGTGCAGACAGACGGATTTATTAACGGCAGCAGCTAAGACCGGAAAAATTATAAACGTGAAGAAGGCGCAATTTTTAGCACCCGACGACATGATTTATATCGCAGCAAAATGCAGGGAAGCAGGCGACGACAACGTAATTTTTTGCGAGCGCGGGACGTTCATGGGCTATCACAAATTAGTATCTGATATGACGGGATTAATTACTATGCGCGGATTCGGTTATCCTGTCATGTTCGACGCAACTCACAGCGCACAACAGCCGGGAGGACTCGGAGGTATGAGCGGAGGAAATTATAAATTAGCTTTCCCCCTTGCACGTGCAGCAGCAGTCGGAATTGATTCAATTTTCGCGGAGACCCACCCGAATCCCAAAGAGGCACTAAGCGACGGCCCTAATATGATTCCGTTAGATCAAATGCCGAAATTTTTAGATCAAGTGCTTGCTGTTCATAATGCAGCTAGGAGCGTTATAGACGATGCCCCCGACGAATGAAGAATTATTAAATGCTGCGAAAAAATTAATGCGGACTGAGGCAAACGAAATTTTACGAGCTTCAGAAAATCTTGATGACTCAATCGTAACGGCCTCACGTTTAATTTATGAGTGTCAGGGGAGAGTCGTTGTTGCTGGACTTGGCAAATCAGGTCATATCGGGCGAAAAATATCGGCGACTCTTGCTTCACTTGGTACACCTTCATTTTTTCTGCATGCGGCCGAGGCTTTACACGGTGATTTAGGCATGGTCAGGCGTGAGGATGTCGGACTATTTATCAGTAACAGCGGTTCTTCTTCCGAGCTTGTAGAATTATTGCCGCATTTCCGCAGGCTCGGAGCAAAATTAATCGCTATAACCGGAGTGCTTGACTCGCCTTTAGCAAAATACGCAGATATAGTAATAAATGCTCATGTTGAATCAGAAGGCGATCCCTTGCAATTAGCACCGATGAGCAGTGCAGCACTTGAACTCGCAGAAGGAGACGCAATCGCAGCATTAGTTGCAATTTTGCGGGGACTCAGGAGTGAAGATTTTGCGTTATTTCATCCGGGCGGAGCTCTTGGCCGTAAATTATTGACTCGTGTGCGCGATATTATGGGAACTGGTGAATGTTTGCCGCTGGTTAATCAGGGAGTCAGCGTGAAAGATGCTTTATTCGTGATAACAGGCAAGGGCTACGGAGCTGCTTGTGTCGTTGATGAATCCGGAAATTTGACGGGAATATTTACAGACGGAGATTTACGGCGATTAATGGAGAAGACCGGCGTTAATGCATTTGACGTGAAAATCGATGACGCTATGACAAAGAATCCCCGGACAATAAGCCCCGACTCACTTGCAGCAGAAGCAGTAAAGATTATCGAACAGAACGAAATTAGCGTATTAATTGCAGTCGAGAATAATAAACCGGTCGGAATCATTCACATTCACGAGCTGTTAAAGGCAGGTGTCGCATAAATGAGCATAAAAATTTTAGGAGTAATCCCCGCGCGCTATCAGTCTTCAAGATTTCCGGGAAAGCCCCTCGCAGATATTTGCGGAAAAACTATGATTCAGCGCGTATTTGAACGTGCAAAGCTGTCAAAATCGTTATTTGATGTAATAATCGCAACCGACGACGAAAGAATTTATACGTGTGCAGAAAATTTCGGTGCAAATGTTGTAATGACCGACTCGAATTTGCCAAACGGGACGGCAAGATGTGAGCAGGCCGCAAAAATTTATGATTCAAATATTGACGCAGTAATTAATATTCAGGGCGACGAGCCTTTATTAGATCCCGTAATGATTGATGAAGTTGCAGAACTGCTCATAAATAACGAGTGCGCGACTTTGTGCCGTGAACTTGATGACGATTTCGAGAACCCTAATATTGTCAAACTCGTAATGAATCTAAAAGGTGAGGCATTATATTTTTCCCGCTCGTTAATCCCGTATAAGCGCAATAAAATTAATCTGCCCATTTATCAGCACATAGGCATTTACGGTTATAAATTTGATTTCCTGCAAAAATATGTGAGTCTCCCTGCGTCGCCGTTGAGTGAAGCAGAGTCGCTCGAACAATTAAAAATTTTAGAGAACGGTTATAAAATTTGCGTGAAAGTTACCAGCTCAACGAGTCAAAATATCGGAGTCGACACCCCCGAAGATTTACAGAGAGTGAGAGAAATAATAAATGCAGGGATTTAAACGGGTTGTAATAATAAGCGACGGGATAAGGGGACATTTTCACCAGTCATTAGGCGTTGCAAAGTGGCTCGAAAGAATCGCGGAGGTAAAGCAGGAAAAAATTATAACTGTTCCGAAATTGCACGGGATCCGCAAATTAGTAATGATGAAAATCTCAGCGCGTAAAATTGCCGTGAAAAGTGCCGATTATTCGCGTCAATGGCTGAAGACTTCAGGAGCAGGAATCGAGACAGATTTTAAGCCTAACACATTATTTATTTCTGCGGGAAGTTCGGCGGCTCCTTTCTGCTTGGCTCTTGCAAAATCGACGGGCAATAAAGCAGCTGTAATAATGACTCCTTCTGTGCTTGGGACAAAACCGTTTGATTTCGCGATTATTCCCGAACACGACAAACACGACTCCGGCGATAAAAATATTATTATGACTCTGGGTGCACCTAATCACATTTATAAACCTGATTTGAAGGAAGAGTCACATAAATTTTTCGCAGATTTGGACTTGACCGGCAATAAAAAAATTATCGCACTCTTAATCGGAGGCAATGACGCAAATTATAAATTGTCTCCTGAATGGGCAGAAAAAATTTTTACGCCGTTACGAAATATTAAGGACTCGAAAATTTTAATCACGACTTCGAGACGCTCAGGCCGTGAAC
The Synergistaceae bacterium genome window above contains:
- the kdsA gene encoding 3-deoxy-8-phosphooctulonate synthase, whose protein sequence is MSVKKYSINEKFIGDGSLAVVAGPCSLESLDLGLRVARYMKRICEERNLLYIFKASFDKANRTSIHAWRGPGLEKGLEQLAEIKRLVNVPVLTDIHESSQAAPAAEVVDVIQIPAFLCRQTDLLTAAAKTGKIINVKKAQFLAPDDMIYIAAKCREAGDDNVIFCERGTFMGYHKLVSDMTGLITMRGFGYPVMFDATHSAQQPGGLGGMSGGNYKLAFPLARAAAVGIDSIFAETHPNPKEALSDGPNMIPLDQMPKFLDQVLAVHNAARSVIDDAPDE
- a CDS encoding KpsF/GutQ family sugar-phosphate isomerase, whose translation is MPPTNEELLNAAKKLMRTEANEILRASENLDDSIVTASRLIYECQGRVVVAGLGKSGHIGRKISATLASLGTPSFFLHAAEALHGDLGMVRREDVGLFISNSGSSSELVELLPHFRRLGAKLIAITGVLDSPLAKYADIVINAHVESEGDPLQLAPMSSAALELAEGDAIAALVAILRGLRSEDFALFHPGGALGRKLLTRVRDIMGTGECLPLVNQGVSVKDALFVITGKGYGAACVVDESGNLTGIFTDGDLRRLMEKTGVNAFDVKIDDAMTKNPRTISPDSLAAEAVKIIEQNEISVLIAVENNKPVGIIHIHELLKAGVA
- the kdsB gene encoding 3-deoxy-manno-octulosonate cytidylyltransferase → MSIKILGVIPARYQSSRFPGKPLADICGKTMIQRVFERAKLSKSLFDVIIATDDERIYTCAENFGANVVMTDSNLPNGTARCEQAAKIYDSNIDAVINIQGDEPLLDPVMIDEVAELLINNECATLCRELDDDFENPNIVKLVMNLKGEALYFSRSLIPYKRNKINLPIYQHIGIYGYKFDFLQKYVSLPASPLSEAESLEQLKILENGYKICVKVTSSTSQNIGVDTPEDLQRVREIINAGI
- a CDS encoding mitochondrial fission ELM1 family protein — encoded protein: MQGFKRVVIISDGIRGHFHQSLGVAKWLERIAEVKQEKIITVPKLHGIRKLVMMKISARKIAVKSADYSRQWLKTSGAGIETDFKPNTLFISAGSSAAPFCLALAKSTGNKAAVIMTPSVLGTKPFDFAIIPEHDKHDSGDKNIIMTLGAPNHIYKPDLKEESHKFFADLDLTGNKKIIALLIGGNDANYKLSPEWAEKIFTPLRNIKDSKILITTSRRSGRELDDVIEKIFSNSQNLAYMLLASRQPDINPIPAMLGAATHVLATEDSVSMVSESVTAGFRVGLIRVPRVNNFIKNLFGFGAIRFDDLFASMREKNLLADLGVSPDFAEFVKYNEQKHGINFNEAKRAAEWILSQS